The Hymenobacter sp. GOD-10R genome includes a window with the following:
- a CDS encoding gliding motility-associated C-terminal domain-containing protein: MNYRFLLLSWLVWLGFATDLFAQTPVDSCTRTTSSNQPPAAFEAYDVGTGQRLDAFCQGQFVRFAPNPARNLPATVVVLYDTTRCSNPTGRVFTITSRPGRVSVYENAQNSDPTAPSGTLYVRRYAVYGTPKPVVTARPCSAGIVEVTIAAPNSPGPKYNRYSVRVGNGPLVSNVQPGTTSYPIPAGAPTTVTVTGSYDAVQCTGSETVSFTPLPAPQVPTIQRLTVRSGNLDFQFAALQPEFRYELQVASGTTYTTLATLPTSSGPTFTLPSATLPGRYRLRLVSPCQINTLDYPSAPVATTTLRAVSTNSRNVLKWTFPDSASASRYEITRDGQRLAIITGPSRYVDTLVSCGTTYQYRVTATVGSFTSASDLASVQTVSTLAPPTPRLVASFNLRNQIELTATAPRNPTGGQLTYTRNGQDLATTTARTLRDSTLAPGTGACYTVRFLDICGNRSADSAPACPPVLTAQAADPLGSSATLSWSALRGPDPAAVITYRLLTLAADGTVLASRSVSGTTELDQQPTSNRQVLRYRLEASGGGLPAGTVSYSNIATVARRITVVLPTAFSPNGDGLNDVLEVKGRYLDKFKFVVVDRNGQEVFRGTDRTQTWDGRVRNNPPVPGAYAWRFEATDETGQVVVQSGTITIVR, translated from the coding sequence GTGAACTACCGTTTTCTGCTCCTGTCCTGGCTTGTCTGGCTAGGTTTTGCTACCGACCTATTTGCGCAAACACCCGTCGACTCCTGCACCCGCACGACCTCTTCGAACCAGCCGCCAGCCGCCTTCGAAGCATATGACGTCGGAACGGGGCAGCGACTCGATGCGTTTTGCCAGGGTCAATTCGTGCGGTTTGCCCCCAATCCAGCCCGGAACCTACCCGCTACCGTTGTGGTGCTCTACGACACCACCCGGTGTAGCAATCCAACAGGCCGGGTTTTCACGATTACGAGTCGGCCGGGCCGGGTGAGCGTGTATGAAAACGCGCAAAACTCTGACCCGACTGCTCCTAGCGGCACGCTGTATGTGCGGCGCTACGCGGTGTATGGCACGCCGAAGCCCGTGGTGACGGCTCGTCCCTGTTCGGCAGGAATCGTGGAGGTCACCATTGCGGCGCCAAACAGCCCTGGCCCGAAGTACAACCGTTACTCGGTTCGTGTTGGCAATGGGCCGCTGGTTTCCAACGTGCAGCCGGGCACAACCTCCTACCCCATTCCGGCAGGTGCGCCTACCACCGTAACGGTAACGGGCAGCTACGATGCGGTGCAGTGCACCGGTTCAGAAACAGTTTCGTTTACGCCCCTCCCAGCCCCGCAGGTGCCCACTATCCAGCGCCTTACGGTGCGGAGCGGTAATCTTGACTTTCAGTTTGCAGCCCTACAGCCTGAGTTCCGCTACGAGCTACAAGTAGCTAGCGGCACTACCTATACTACTCTAGCTACGCTGCCGACTAGCTCCGGCCCAACCTTCACGCTCCCCAGTGCTACGCTGCCGGGCCGCTACCGGCTGCGGCTGGTTAGTCCTTGTCAGATCAACACGTTGGATTACCCTTCAGCGCCGGTAGCTACCACGACGCTGCGCGCTGTTTCTACGAATAGCCGCAACGTGTTGAAGTGGACCTTCCCCGACTCGGCCAGCGCGAGCCGCTACGAAATCACACGTGACGGCCAACGACTAGCGATAATCACCGGCCCGAGTCGGTACGTGGATACGCTTGTGAGTTGCGGCACTACGTACCAATACCGCGTGACGGCAACGGTAGGTTCCTTTACCTCCGCTTCCGACCTAGCTTCGGTGCAAACTGTTTCTACCCTCGCGCCGCCTACGCCGCGCTTAGTAGCTAGCTTCAACCTGCGCAACCAAATAGAACTAACAGCCACCGCTCCTCGCAACCCAACCGGTGGTCAGCTCACGTACACCCGCAACGGCCAAGACCTAGCTACCACTACCGCCCGCACCCTGCGCGACTCAACGCTGGCACCCGGTACTGGGGCGTGCTATACGGTGCGCTTCTTGGACATCTGCGGTAACCGCTCGGCTGATAGTGCCCCAGCCTGCCCGCCCGTGCTAACGGCTCAAGCCGCCGACCCGCTTGGCAGTTCGGCTACGCTGTCGTGGTCGGCGCTGCGCGGCCCCGATCCAGCGGCAGTTATTACCTACCGCCTACTCACCCTAGCGGCCGATGGCACGGTGCTGGCAAGCCGATCGGTGAGCGGCACCACCGAGCTAGACCAGCAGCCCACCAGCAACCGACAGGTGCTCCGTTACCGCCTCGAAGCCAGCGGTGGCGGCTTGCCAGCGGGCACCGTTAGCTATTCAAACATTGCTACGGTAGCTCGCCGCATCACCGTCGTTCTTCCAACGGCCTTTAGCCCCAATGGCGACGGCCTGAACGACGTACTCGAAGTAAAGGGTCGTTATCTAGATAAGTTTAAATTCGTGGTAGTCGACCGCAACGGCCAGGAAGTGTTTCGTGGTACCGACCGCACCCAAACCTGGGACGGCCGCGTACGCAACAACCCGCCCGTGCCCGGCGCCTATGCTTGGCGCTTCGAGGCCACCGATGAAACAGGCCAAGTAGTTGTGCAGAGTGGCACGATTACCATCGTACGCTAA
- a CDS encoding RNA polymerase sigma-70 factor: MKIVREFSESECLRLIKQNDSQAFDTLFWQYSSLVYRFAYGYLKSQSEAEDIVQQCFLKIWEKRHQLREGVPLKSYLFTTAHHAILNQLRHSQYQRIYQEHLLRVGTNTTGNEVEFSELETLYLAALAKLPPKRRQIFELSRQQGLSYPEIAQELNISVKTVETQMTQALKFLREYFQQHGTALVLLPLLYFLKK; encoded by the coding sequence TTGAAAATTGTACGCGAATTTTCGGAGTCAGAATGCCTACGACTTATCAAGCAAAATGATAGTCAGGCATTTGACACGCTATTCTGGCAGTACAGCTCGCTGGTTTACCGCTTCGCGTACGGCTACTTAAAATCTCAGTCAGAGGCGGAAGATATTGTGCAGCAATGCTTTCTGAAGATATGGGAAAAGCGCCATCAGCTTCGCGAAGGTGTGCCGCTCAAAAGCTACCTATTCACCACGGCGCATCACGCCATTCTGAACCAGCTGCGGCATAGTCAATACCAGCGCATCTACCAAGAGCACTTGTTACGCGTTGGCACCAACACCACGGGCAACGAGGTAGAGTTCTCGGAACTGGAAACCTTGTACCTAGCTGCCCTCGCTAAGTTGCCGCCTAAGCGGCGCCAAATCTTTGAGCTAAGTCGCCAGCAAGGGCTCTCCTACCCGGAAATTGCGCAGGAGCTCAATATCTCGGTGAAGACGGTAGAAACCCAGATGACGCAGGCACTTAAGTTCTTACGTGAGTATTTTCAGCAACACGGCACCGCTTTGGTCCTGCTGCCGTTGCTGTATTTTCTAAAAAAATAA
- a CDS encoding FecR family protein, which translates to MSPPVDQAALNRYVRGQSPAAEAAAVREWLVQPENQLLAQYWMQAQWDQPVNVATIPAREPDYNQLLSSLHQQLGFDSTEADTVVEASTTPRWRYWAAAASAGVLLAAGSLWWQQQHAQPAAAPLAFATPYAQTRLIQLPDGSEVTLNSHSTLRYAPGKSADQPREVWLDGEAYFSVQHLPSNQPFVVHTTAGVNVEVLGTKFTIYRRHAEAKVVLLSGKVRLTFADKRPAVIMKPGELVATVDSLPQQLVHKPVPTTQPYASWKDDKLVLDETTIAELATRLHDTYGVDVVVKDPALNERRITGTVPIGALNVLLQALQETFKLKIERQQNQIILSD; encoded by the coding sequence ATGTCTCCACCCGTTGATCAAGCAGCGCTCAACCGCTACGTACGCGGTCAGTCGCCCGCGGCGGAAGCAGCGGCCGTGCGCGAGTGGCTCGTGCAGCCCGAAAATCAGCTGCTAGCGCAGTACTGGATGCAAGCCCAGTGGGACCAGCCCGTAAATGTGGCCACCATCCCGGCCCGTGAGCCCGACTACAACCAGCTTCTCTCTTCCTTACACCAGCAGCTAGGTTTCGATTCCACTGAGGCCGACACAGTGGTCGAAGCATCGACGACGCCACGCTGGCGCTATTGGGCTGCTGCCGCTTCTGCGGGTGTGCTCTTGGCAGCAGGTAGCTTGTGGTGGCAGCAGCAACACGCCCAACCAGCAGCGGCCCCTCTTGCTTTTGCTACACCCTACGCCCAGACCCGTCTGATTCAATTACCAGATGGCTCGGAAGTAACCCTGAATAGCCACTCGACGCTGCGTTACGCGCCCGGCAAATCAGCGGATCAGCCCCGGGAAGTTTGGCTTGATGGTGAAGCGTACTTTTCTGTGCAACACCTGCCTAGCAACCAGCCATTCGTGGTGCATACCACCGCTGGCGTGAACGTGGAAGTGCTCGGCACCAAGTTCACCATCTATCGGCGGCATGCCGAGGCCAAGGTGGTGCTGCTCTCCGGCAAGGTACGCCTCACGTTTGCCGACAAGCGCCCTGCCGTGATTATGAAGCCCGGCGAGCTGGTAGCTACGGTGGACAGCTTGCCCCAGCAGCTGGTGCATAAACCCGTGCCAACGACCCAGCCCTACGCTTCCTGGAAAGACGACAAGCTGGTGCTCGACGAAACCACGATTGCCGAGCTAGCTACCCGTTTGCATGACACCTACGGCGTGGACGTGGTGGTGAAAGACCCGGCGCTGAATGAGCGCAGAATCACCGGTACGGTACCCATTGGTGCGCTGAATGTGCTGCTGCAAGCCTTACAAGAAACCTTCAAGCTGAAGATTGAGCGGCAGCAGAACCAGATTATTCTCTCTGACTAG
- a CDS encoding TonB-dependent receptor translates to MIPGNTRLCRRVVHTASLTMCTLLLHAPHNAASAQILAVNTVSQRSSAPPVQTIALKDLLGRWEKEYGVTIFYESELVRNKRVMAAAEPNTLEDKLASVLPQAELGFKKLREDYYLVVDAKPAVTTSAGAIVSKAENVTVAGRVTQANGEPLPGVTVVVKGTTTGASTDATGAFTLSAPVGSTLVFSYVGYTRREVPVTGATTSFNVTLAEDAQALKEVVVVGYGTQSRQELTTSVASVGAAAIERQPVAGFDQALQGQAPGVQVTAPSGAPGAGINVRVRGNASLSLNGSPLYVIDGVPVLPDYQQELTTGNQRLNPLNTLNPNDIESIDVLKDGAGAAIYGVRAANGVVVITTKRGKVGQAQVGLSMYYGRQYLRKKLDVLNSAQFAQEYNEILTNAGQAPGFPDLNNLPSYNTNWQDEVYRPAGIQNYQLSISGGTEKTRYYVAGGYFKQQGVNINSGFDRYNFKVNLNQTVSNRFRLGTNLNMSRTYTNGSVRSELGAGSSGTVIGALIQVPTIPVYNANGLYSVNPFASNFDNPVGNLLESSNKAIVYQMIGNVFGELDILKNLTLRSSLGLDFRTQTENTFVSRNYPPLALPGVDPSLRGSARTATNQQVIWLLENTLTYNPNLGGRHNLTLLAGQSMQSSERFTSGAGTRSFASNAVPYLSAGAIADGIPGSYADQWALLSYFSRAIYNYDERYLATISFRADASSKFSPDNRFGYFPAVALGWRISKEAFFPQTRAISDLKLRGSFGANGNQEFYTYQRYSRYALGYNYQGTGSAIVGGISQSNIGNEVKWETTYQYNGGVDLGMFNNRLTFTFDIYSKQTKDLLLSVPIPQSTGGQDLNILQNLGEIQNRGIEIGLVTTNVEAQNNGFGWTTNFNISGNRNKIVDLGSLPNDAGVQTPRVIITGNTIQQRGIPLSVFYGYVADGIIQNADQLNALNAGSPTKIYQAARTAPGDIKFKDLNGDGVINASDRTIIGNPNPKAFAGVTNNFSFKGLELSVFFQGSFGNDIYNQTRTVIEGQSDPINQSTAVLNHWTPTNTNTTIPRPVRSDPNSNNRLSTRFIEDGTYVRLKNLTLAYTVPASLTKKAAIKNLRVYVTGQNLLTWTDYSGYDPEVSADPFSSTSLGRDFGVYPQSRTYTVGLNATF, encoded by the coding sequence ATGATCCCAGGCAATACTCGATTGTGTCGTCGTGTTGTGCATACGGCTTCCCTCACCATGTGCACGCTCCTGCTGCACGCTCCCCACAACGCAGCTTCTGCACAGATACTGGCTGTGAATACCGTTTCGCAGCGCAGCAGCGCGCCCCCTGTTCAAACCATTGCTCTAAAAGATCTACTAGGGCGCTGGGAAAAGGAATACGGGGTTACCATTTTCTACGAAAGCGAGCTAGTACGTAACAAACGGGTAATGGCCGCGGCGGAGCCCAATACCTTGGAAGACAAGCTAGCAAGCGTACTTCCCCAAGCAGAGCTAGGCTTTAAAAAGCTCCGCGAGGACTATTACTTGGTAGTTGATGCCAAACCAGCTGTTACTACATCGGCAGGCGCAATCGTTTCCAAAGCCGAAAACGTTACCGTGGCAGGTCGGGTAACGCAAGCTAATGGCGAGCCGTTGCCGGGCGTAACAGTTGTCGTGAAAGGTACAACCACAGGCGCATCCACGGATGCTACCGGAGCCTTCACTCTAAGTGCACCAGTTGGCAGTACACTGGTATTTAGCTATGTAGGCTACACCCGCCGAGAAGTACCCGTCACTGGCGCTACCACATCCTTCAACGTGACCCTCGCGGAAGATGCGCAAGCGCTCAAAGAAGTAGTAGTAGTAGGCTACGGCACGCAAAGCCGCCAGGAACTAACTACTTCCGTGGCTTCGGTAGGAGCAGCGGCTATTGAGCGTCAGCCAGTAGCAGGCTTCGATCAAGCCTTGCAAGGCCAGGCTCCCGGCGTACAAGTGACAGCTCCCTCGGGTGCACCCGGTGCTGGCATCAACGTGCGGGTGCGTGGCAACGCCTCTCTTAGCTTAAATGGCTCGCCGCTCTACGTAATTGATGGCGTGCCAGTGCTGCCAGATTACCAGCAGGAACTCACAACTGGCAATCAACGCCTGAACCCCCTTAACACGCTTAACCCCAATGACATTGAGAGTATCGACGTGCTCAAAGATGGAGCCGGCGCTGCTATCTATGGGGTACGTGCTGCCAATGGTGTTGTGGTTATCACGACCAAAAGAGGCAAAGTAGGCCAAGCGCAGGTAGGCTTGAGCATGTACTATGGCCGTCAGTACCTGCGCAAGAAGCTCGACGTGCTCAACTCGGCGCAGTTTGCACAGGAATACAACGAGATACTTACCAACGCTGGTCAGGCCCCCGGCTTCCCCGACCTGAACAATCTGCCATCTTACAATACCAACTGGCAGGATGAGGTGTACCGCCCCGCCGGCATCCAGAACTACCAGCTTAGCATAAGTGGTGGTACCGAGAAAACCCGTTATTACGTGGCTGGTGGTTATTTCAAGCAGCAGGGTGTCAACATCAACTCCGGCTTCGACCGCTATAATTTCAAGGTCAACCTCAACCAAACGGTAAGTAACCGTTTCCGGCTGGGCACCAACCTTAACATGAGCCGTACCTACACCAACGGAAGCGTGCGCTCAGAGCTAGGGGCAGGCAGTTCGGGTACGGTAATCGGCGCCCTGATTCAGGTACCAACCATTCCAGTTTACAATGCCAACGGCCTATACAGCGTAAACCCATTCGCGTCGAACTTTGACAACCCGGTGGGTAACCTACTGGAAAGCAGCAACAAAGCTATCGTTTATCAAATGATTGGCAACGTGTTTGGCGAGCTGGACATTCTCAAGAACCTTACTTTGCGCTCGTCGCTAGGTCTGGACTTCCGGACGCAAACAGAGAATACGTTTGTCAGTCGTAACTACCCGCCGCTGGCCCTGCCCGGCGTAGATCCGTCGTTGCGCGGCTCGGCCCGCACGGCTACGAACCAGCAGGTTATTTGGCTGCTGGAAAACACCCTTACCTATAACCCCAATCTAGGTGGCCGCCACAACCTGACGTTGCTGGCAGGTCAGTCGATGCAGTCTTCGGAGCGCTTTACCTCAGGAGCCGGCACCCGGAGCTTCGCCTCCAACGCCGTACCGTATCTTAGCGCAGGCGCCATTGCCGACGGCATCCCAGGCAGTTACGCCGACCAGTGGGCACTGCTAAGCTACTTCTCCCGCGCTATCTACAACTACGACGAGCGCTACCTGGCCACCATCAGCTTCCGGGCTGATGCTAGTAGTAAGTTCAGCCCAGACAATCGCTTCGGCTACTTCCCCGCCGTGGCCTTGGGTTGGCGGATTTCTAAGGAAGCCTTTTTCCCACAGACTCGTGCCATTTCGGACCTGAAGCTGCGTGGTAGCTTTGGGGCCAATGGTAACCAGGAATTCTATACCTACCAGCGCTACTCGCGCTATGCTTTGGGGTATAACTACCAGGGTACGGGCTCGGCTATTGTGGGGGGTATCTCGCAGAGCAATATTGGCAACGAGGTGAAGTGGGAAACCACTTACCAATACAACGGCGGCGTGGACTTAGGCATGTTCAACAACCGCCTGACCTTCACCTTCGACATCTACAGCAAGCAAACCAAGGACTTGCTCCTGTCCGTGCCCATCCCACAAAGCACCGGCGGACAAGATTTGAACATTCTTCAAAACCTAGGTGAAATCCAGAATCGTGGCATCGAGATAGGCTTGGTAACGACCAATGTGGAGGCTCAAAACAACGGCTTTGGCTGGACCACGAACTTCAACATCTCGGGCAACCGTAATAAAATTGTAGATCTAGGTTCGTTGCCTAATGATGCAGGCGTACAAACCCCACGTGTCATCATCACGGGCAATACGATTCAGCAAAGAGGCATTCCGTTGAGCGTATTCTATGGTTATGTTGCCGACGGCATTATTCAAAACGCAGACCAGCTCAATGCTTTGAATGCCGGATCACCCACCAAAATCTACCAGGCCGCTCGCACGGCTCCCGGCGACATCAAGTTCAAGGACCTGAACGGCGATGGAGTAATTAATGCGAGTGACCGCACGATCATTGGCAACCCGAACCCAAAGGCATTTGCTGGGGTAACTAACAACTTCTCCTTCAAAGGACTGGAGCTGAGTGTGTTCTTCCAAGGCAGCTTCGGCAATGATATTTATAACCAGACCCGCACGGTTATCGAGGGCCAAAGCGACCCTATCAACCAAAGCACCGCGGTGCTGAACCACTGGACGCCCACCAACACGAATACGACCATTCCGCGCCCAGTACGCAGCGACCCGAACAGCAACAACCGCCTCTCGACTCGCTTCATTGAAGATGGCACCTACGTGCGCCTCAAAAACCTGACGCTGGCTTACACCGTGCCGGCTAGCCTCACCAAAAAGGCGGCCATCAAGAACCTGCGCGTGTATGTAACGGGCCAAAACCTGCTCACCTGGACTGACTATTCGGGCTACGATCCGGAGGTGAGCGCCGACCCATTCTCGTCGACGAGCCTAGGCCGTGACTTTGGCGTGTACCCACAATCGCGCACCTACACAGTGGGCCTAAATGCCACTTTTTAA
- a CDS encoding RagB/SusD family nutrient uptake outer membrane protein: MKKVYILPLGALILLGGCNFLQKEPLTSITPNNFFTSGDDAESSLTAVYDALQASGAYGQDLLTMGEMPSDNCTSVSNDVNALETIAWTPNTGQVSNVFRQAYLGINRANIVLKYVPTITMDTLRRTQIQGEARFVRGLCYFNLVRAYGGVPLRLAPTETAQPAELNLPRVTPEQVYEQVIADLEKAAVQMPTTNANRATRSAANALLARVQLTRRNWAAAEAAANKVITSGIQLNNSFRALFPAENKGSESLFEVQFAGTPDGNNLLPDEILPFPLTTYSFSKFNLPTAELIAYADTVNDQRWSYVGNVVASGGQLIGRNHVSYIDARKNRAPSINNTNDRNSYPYKWTSSGNNFNSVDNTYVLRYAEVLLNYAEAVNEQTGPSTNVLARLNQVRQRAGLAALTMASPQAASKQAMRNEIDRQRRLELAFEGERWWDLLRYARHNQVEGGAHTVTALDLIAQFRKGERDINYLLFPIPQAEINSNPQLQQNPGY, translated from the coding sequence ATGAAAAAGGTATATATCCTCCCTTTAGGCGCACTTATTCTGCTAGGCGGCTGCAACTTCCTGCAAAAAGAGCCCCTAACCAGCATCACGCCGAACAACTTTTTTACCTCCGGCGACGACGCCGAATCTAGCTTAACTGCCGTCTACGATGCCTTGCAAGCTTCTGGAGCTTACGGCCAGGATCTGTTAACGATGGGAGAGATGCCCAGCGACAACTGCACCAGCGTCAGCAATGACGTGAATGCCCTCGAAACAATTGCTTGGACACCCAACACTGGTCAGGTAAGCAACGTGTTTCGGCAGGCATACCTAGGTATCAACCGGGCCAACATTGTACTCAAGTACGTGCCCACCATCACGATGGACACGTTGCGCCGCACTCAGATTCAAGGAGAAGCGCGCTTCGTACGAGGTCTGTGCTACTTCAATCTGGTGCGAGCCTACGGGGGCGTGCCATTGCGCCTAGCGCCCACCGAAACGGCTCAGCCAGCTGAGTTGAACCTACCCCGCGTCACGCCCGAGCAAGTATACGAGCAAGTGATAGCTGACTTGGAGAAGGCCGCTGTTCAGATGCCCACAACCAACGCTAACAGAGCGACCCGCAGTGCCGCTAATGCGCTGCTTGCTCGCGTACAACTCACTCGGCGCAACTGGGCCGCCGCGGAAGCTGCTGCCAACAAGGTTATTACTAGTGGTATTCAACTCAACAACTCCTTCCGGGCACTGTTCCCGGCCGAAAACAAGGGTTCGGAGTCGCTTTTCGAGGTTCAGTTTGCCGGCACCCCCGATGGAAACAACTTGCTTCCCGACGAGATTCTGCCATTCCCGCTTACCACTTACTCGTTCTCCAAGTTCAACCTGCCTACGGCCGAGCTAATTGCCTACGCAGATACGGTGAATGACCAGCGCTGGAGCTATGTGGGCAACGTAGTAGCTAGTGGTGGCCAGTTAATCGGCCGCAACCACGTTAGCTACATCGACGCGCGTAAAAACCGGGCTCCCAGCATCAACAATACCAACGACCGCAACAGCTATCCTTATAAGTGGACCAGCAGCGGCAACAACTTCAACTCAGTGGATAACACCTACGTGCTGCGCTATGCCGAGGTGTTGCTGAACTACGCCGAGGCGGTGAACGAGCAGACGGGCCCTTCGACCAACGTACTGGCCCGCCTGAACCAGGTGCGCCAGCGTGCGGGCCTAGCAGCCCTGACGATGGCTTCGCCGCAAGCCGCTAGTAAACAGGCTATGCGTAACGAAATTGACCGTCAACGCCGCCTGGAGCTAGCGTTTGAAGGCGAACGGTGGTGGGACCTACTACGCTACGCTCGCCACAACCAAGTCGAAGGAGGTGCCCACACCGTTACGGCTCTCGACCTGATTGCACAGTTCCGCAAGGGTGAGCGTGATATAAATTATCTATTGTTCCCCATTCCGCAGGCTGAAATTAACAGCAATCCACAGCTTCAGCAAAACCCTGGCTACTAA
- a CDS encoding glycoside hydrolase family 30 protein, protein MLIEFKRYVLPSLLAVTLLAGTSRQQSLAQTSKKKAAGVASWITNPDQSALLQRQPAPLAFTGTTNSNPTIEVDDSQRFQTIDGFGYCLTGGSAMLLSKMGTKERAALLKELFTTDGNNIGVSYLRVSIGASDLDDRVFSYDDLPEGQTDPELRQFSLAPDRQYLIPVLKEILKLQPKLKLLGSPWSPPTWMKTNNNSKGGSLKPELYNSYAQYFVKYIQGMKAEGIRIDAITLQNEPLHPGNNPSLLMPANEQADFIKKSLGPAFKKAKLDTKIIAYDHNCDKPEYPLTVLNDADARQYVDGSAFHMYAGKIEAMSQVHEAYPNKNVYFTEQWVGSKTKFEQNLGWHVKTLTIGGTRNWARTVLEWNIAADPQQNPHTPGGCTECLGAITLDGNAVQRNVAYYTVAHASKFARPGSVRIGSTSTGTPPNVAFKAPNGDHVLIVQNDQTTPQTFNVRYKGKQVSATLAAGAVGTYVW, encoded by the coding sequence ATGCTCATAGAATTCAAACGCTACGTGCTTCCTTCCCTCCTCGCAGTCACGCTGTTGGCGGGCACGAGCCGCCAGCAGAGCCTAGCCCAGACGAGTAAAAAGAAAGCAGCCGGGGTGGCTAGCTGGATTACCAATCCCGACCAGTCGGCTTTGCTCCAACGGCAGCCCGCCCCCCTAGCTTTTACCGGCACAACGAACAGCAACCCAACCATCGAAGTTGACGACAGCCAACGCTTCCAGACCATCGATGGCTTTGGCTACTGCCTTACGGGTGGCAGCGCTATGCTGCTAAGTAAGATGGGCACTAAGGAGCGAGCGGCGCTGCTCAAGGAGCTGTTCACCACCGACGGCAACAACATTGGGGTGAGCTACTTGCGCGTGAGTATCGGCGCTTCTGACCTCGACGACCGGGTGTTCAGCTACGACGACCTGCCCGAAGGCCAAACCGACCCCGAGCTGCGCCAGTTCAGCCTAGCCCCCGACCGGCAGTACCTAATTCCGGTGCTCAAGGAGATTTTGAAGTTACAGCCCAAACTCAAACTCCTCGGCTCGCCCTGGTCGCCGCCAACTTGGATGAAGACCAATAACAACTCGAAGGGTGGCTCGCTGAAGCCGGAGCTCTATAATTCTTATGCCCAGTACTTTGTGAAGTACATCCAGGGCATGAAGGCGGAAGGCATCCGCATTGATGCCATTACGTTGCAGAATGAGCCCTTGCACCCCGGCAACAACCCCAGCCTGCTGATGCCCGCCAACGAGCAAGCTGACTTCATCAAGAAAAGCCTAGGTCCGGCGTTCAAGAAAGCGAAGCTCGACACCAAGATCATTGCCTACGACCACAACTGCGATAAGCCCGAGTACCCGCTCACGGTGCTAAACGACGCTGATGCACGCCAGTACGTAGATGGATCGGCGTTCCACATGTACGCCGGCAAGATCGAGGCAATGTCGCAGGTGCATGAAGCCTACCCCAACAAGAACGTGTACTTCACCGAGCAGTGGGTAGGCTCAAAAACCAAATTTGAGCAAAACCTAGGTTGGCACGTGAAAACCCTCACTATTGGGGGCACGCGCAACTGGGCGCGCACGGTGCTGGAGTGGAACATAGCGGCCGATCCGCAGCAAAACCCGCACACGCCCGGTGGCTGCACCGAGTGCCTAGGTGCCATCACCCTCGATGGCAACGCCGTGCAGCGCAACGTGGCCTACTATACCGTGGCACACGCCAGCAAGTTTGCGCGGCCCGGCTCGGTCCGCATTGGCTCTACGAGCACCGGCACCCCTCCCAATGTGGCCTTCAAAGCGCCCAACGGCGACCATGTGCTGATTGTGCAGAATGACCAGACTACCCCCCAAACCTTCAACGTTCGCTACAAGGGAAAGCAGGTAAGCGCCACCCTGGCTGCCGGTGCCGTGGGCACTTATGTGTGGTAG